Genomic window (Pseudomonas sp. L5B5):
CAGATGGGAGTCTTCGTCATCACCGATCGGGGTTTCCATGGAGATCGGCTCTTTGGCGATCTTCAATACCTTGCGGATCTTGTCCTCAGGCATTTCCATGCGTTCGCCCAGCTCTTCCGGAGTCGGTTCGCGACCCATTTCCTGCAGCATCTGCCGGGAAATACGGTTGAGCTTGTTGATCGTCTCGATCATGTGCACCGGAATACGGATGGTGCGAGCCTGGTCGGCGATCGAACGGGTGATCGCCTGGCGAATCCACCAGGTGGCGTAGGTCGAGAACTTGTAGCCACGACGGTATTCGAACTTGTCCACCGCTTTCATCAAGCCGATGTTGCCTTCCTGGATCAGATCGAGGAATTGCAGGCCACGGTTGGTGTACTTCTTGGCGATGGAGATCACCAGACGCAGGTTCGCTTCAACCATCTCTTTCTTCGCACGACGGGCCTTGGCCTCGCCGATGGACATGCGACGGTTGATGTCCTTGATCTCGAGGATCTTCAGGCCGGTCTCGGCTTCAAGGGCGGTCAGCTTCTGCTGGCAACGAATGATGTCCGGCTGCAGGCGAGCGATGGCCTCGGCATACTTGCTCTTGCCTTTGGCCAGGGCGTCGGTCCAGCTTTCGTCCACTTCGTTGCCCGGGAACTGGCGCAGGAAGTCGGCACGCGGCATGCGGGCATCACGCACGCACAGCTGCATGATGGCGCGCTCTTGCTGACGCAGGCGATCCAGGGCACTGCGTACACGCTCGACCAGGCCCTCGAACTGCTTGGGCACCAGCTTGATCGGCATGAACAGCTCGGCCAGGGCCAGCATCTCGGCAATGGACTGCTTGTTCTCGCGACCGTGCTTCTTCAACGCCTTGCGGGTGACTTCCAGCTGGTCGGCCACTGCGCCGAAGCGCTGGGCTGCGACGATCGGATCCGGACCGCTTTCGGTTTCTTCCTCGTCGTCGGACGATTCACCGTCCTCTTCCTCGCTGTCGTCATCCTCTTTCGCCGACTTGCTGTCGACAGGCGGTGGTATCTCGGCGGCAGGCGGCGTGATGCCGTCGTCCGGATCGATGTAACCGCTGAGAACATCAGACAGGCGACCACCTTCGGTGGTGACGCGAGCGTATTCGGAGAGGATGTGTTCCACCGTGCCAGGGAAGTGCGCAATAGCGCCCATCACTTCACGGATACCCTCTTCGATGCGTTTGGCGATTTCGATTTCGCCTTCACGAGTGAGCAGCTCTACCGTACCCATCTCGCGCATGTACATGCGCACTGGGTCGGTAGTGCGACCAATGTCGGTTTCCACAGCCGCCAACGCTGCGGCGGCTTCTTCAGCTGCTGCTTCGTCGGTATCGGCTTCGGCCAACAAAAGGGCATCCGCATCCGGAGCACTCTCGAATACGTTGATCCCCATGTCGTTGATCATGCGGATGATGTCTTCCACCTGTTCCGGATCTGAAATATCCTCCGGCAGGTGGTCGTTGACCTCCGCGTAAGTCAGGTAACCCTGCTCACGTCCACGGCTGATCAACTCTTTGAGGCGAGACTGCTGTTGCGCTTTTCCGGACATAACACCCTATCCACTGAAGGTCTTGGCGGGCAAAAAACAAGCCGAGGATTATACCCGAGCTATGACCTCACGCGCCAGTTGAGGTCGGGTTTGATGCGGGAACATTGCGTTTTAGAAGCTCCACCAGCTGTTTTTTCTCTTCGCTGTTGAGCTCGCTTTGACGCGATTTCCTGAGAAGTTGCTCTAAAACACGCTCGCGTTGGCGAGCCGACAAGCTGTTAATGGTGTCGAAAAATTGTTGTTCAAGGTTATCTCCGTCGATCAGCCACTCTTTTTCTGCCAGTGCAGTGAGCAGATTCCCTTGCTGGGTACCGTGCCAGCGCGCCATCAGCTGATGAATAGAGCGTAGCTTAGGATTTTTCTGCACGGCTTCGATCAGGGCCACCAGCAGCTGGGTGTTAGTGTTGTCGTCATCGGCAAAGTGCCCGGCATCTTCAACTTTTTCTGCCAGTTGCGGGTGATGCAGCAAGGTTCGCAGGGCCGACAGGGTAGGTGGTTCCACTGCCGCGGGAATGCGTGGCGCTCGCGGCTGGTCGCGGTCCCCCTGGCGTTTGCCCTTGCCATTCTTGTCCCATGGCTTGTTTTCCCATTTCTTGCCGCCGCCCTGCTTCTTCGGCGTCCACTCCTGTTGGGGGGCGTAGGCTTCCTGGTGGGGCTCGTGGTAGTCGACGTAGTCCGGCATGCCGTCATAGTCGATGCCGGCGTCATAGACCGGTGGTGCTTGCGGTGCTGGATTGTGCGCCAGCTGGTTGACCGTTTCATTGCTCAGGCCGGTGATCTCGGTGAGGCGCTGGCGCATCAGTATCCGCAAGTTGGCGCCCGGAATCTTCTCGATCAATGGTGCGGCAAGCGTTGCAAGGTGGGCCTTGCCCTCCAGTGAGCGCGGGTCTGCTTCCTCGATCAGTTGCTGGAAGAAGTAGTCGGCCAGGGGTTGTGCGTGCTGGTTGATCCGGGCTCGGAAGGCGTCGGTGCCTTCCGAGCGAACCAGGGTATCCGGATCTTCCCCTTCCGGGAGGAACAGGAAGCGTGCGCGGCGTCCGTCCTGTAATGAGCCCAGGGTGGATTCCAGTGCGCGCCAGGCGGCCTTGCGACCGGCCTGGTCGCCATCAAAGCAGAACAGCACGCTGGGTACTATGCGAAACAGGCGCTTGAGGTGTTCTTCGCTGGTTGCGGTGCCCAGGGTCGCGACCGCGTTGCGCAGGCCTTGCTGGGCGAGGGCAATCACGTCCATGTAACCCTCGACGACGATGATTTCCTCGAGGTTGCGATTGTTCTTGCGTGCCTCGAACAGGCCGTAGAGCTCCTGCCCCTTGTGGAAGACCGGGGTCTCCGGGGAGTTCAGGTACTTGGGCTTGTCGTCGCCCAGGACTCGGCCGCCGAAGGCGATGATCCGGCCCCGACTGTCGCGGATCGGAAACATCACGCGGTCGCGGAAGCGGTCGTAACGCTTGCCGGTCTCGGCATTCTCTATCAGCAGGCCGGCGTCGATCATGGCCTTTTGCTGCAGCGTGTCGCTGCTCAGGTGCTTGAACAGGTTGTCCCAGCCGGGTGGAGCGAACCCCAGGCCAAAATCCCGGGCGATCTCGCCGGTGAGACCGCGCCCCTTGAGGTAATCCACGGCTGCCCTGCGGGCAGGATGGTTCTTCAAGGCCTGGCGGTAGTAGTCGGCGGCTGCGGTGAGCAGTGGATACAGTGGCGAGTCGGTGGGCTGGCGGGGCTTGCGCTGGCCGCGCCCACTTTCTTCACGGGGGATCTCCATGCCGGCTGCCTTCGCCAGTTCCTCCACAGCCTGGGGAAAGTCCAGGTTGTCGTGGTCCATGATGAAGCCAAGGGCATTGCCGCCGGCGCCGCAGCCGAAGCAGTAATAGAACTGCTTGTCGGGACTGACGCTGAACGAGGGGGTCTTTTCCTTGTGAAACGGGCAGCAGGCAGTGTAGTTCTTGCCGGCTTTCTTGATCTGCAGGCGCGAGCTGACGACATCGACGATGTCGGTGCGGTTCAGAAGGTCGTCAATAAAGCTCTGGGGAATGAGCCCGGCCATGGCGTTCTCGTCATCACTGCGCGGAAAAATAGCCCTGGCGATGCAGTCGAAGGGACCGGGGTGGCGAGGCGTGTGGAGTGCGCGGCTCGATCCAGGGGTTCGGCGTGATCGCAGTCGGGAAGTGTATCTGCCGATTGTCCACTGACGTTAGTTTCAATCAGTGTTCGGCTATCTGAAAGGTGTTGCGTCGAGTCCGGCAGTGGCCATCGAGAAGGCCTGGGCAGCTCATTGGGCGGGTCTCCAGGAGGACGCCTTGGGCTGGTAATCTGCAGGAATCGGTAAAGGGTGTGCTCGTCAGTAGCCTTGAAAGGCTCGTCAGAAAAGACGTGCACCGCTGGCAGTAGCCAGGTCTGACGTGGTGAAGCAGGTTTGTCTGGGTCGCCAGGGCGACTTCGACGGTGAAGCATCAAGCGTGATCCGCAAATGCCATTAGCCCGGCGGAAGGCCGGGCTTGGCAGAAGCTTGCAGCGAACGTCTGTGTATTAGTACAGGCGTACGGCGCGGCGCTGTTCGCGCTGAACTTTCTTGGCGTGACGCTTAACAGCAGCTGCTGCTTTGCGCTTACGCTCGGAAGTCGGCTTCTCATAAAATTCGCGGCTACGAACTTCAGCCAGAACACCGGCTTTTTCGCAGGAGCGCTTGAAACGACGCAGAGCTACGTCGAAGGGTTCGTTCTCTTTAACTTTGACGGCTGGCATCCAGAGCTACCTTCATTCATTACCGGGGTCAACGTTCTCCTCGCAAAAAGCGCGGTTGAGATCGTCGGTTTTTAAGGGTTGCGGATGTTAACCCCTCAAGGCCAGGAATGCAAAGCCTCTGATCGAAAACCGCTGGTCGGGCGCGGGAGTGGCGACTATCATGCGCGCCTTCGAATTCAGCCTCTACAAGGCGCAAACCCAT
Coding sequences:
- the rpsU gene encoding 30S ribosomal protein S21, which encodes MPAVKVKENEPFDVALRRFKRSCEKAGVLAEVRSREFYEKPTSERKRKAAAAVKRHAKKVQREQRRAVRLY
- the dnaG gene encoding DNA primase encodes the protein MAGLIPQSFIDDLLNRTDIVDVVSSRLQIKKAGKNYTACCPFHKEKTPSFSVSPDKQFYYCFGCGAGGNALGFIMDHDNLDFPQAVEELAKAAGMEIPREESGRGQRKPRQPTDSPLYPLLTAAADYYRQALKNHPARRAAVDYLKGRGLTGEIARDFGLGFAPPGWDNLFKHLSSDTLQQKAMIDAGLLIENAETGKRYDRFRDRVMFPIRDSRGRIIAFGGRVLGDDKPKYLNSPETPVFHKGQELYGLFEARKNNRNLEEIIVVEGYMDVIALAQQGLRNAVATLGTATSEEHLKRLFRIVPSVLFCFDGDQAGRKAAWRALESTLGSLQDGRRARFLFLPEGEDPDTLVRSEGTDAFRARINQHAQPLADYFFQQLIEEADPRSLEGKAHLATLAAPLIEKIPGANLRILMRQRLTEITGLSNETVNQLAHNPAPQAPPVYDAGIDYDGMPDYVDYHEPHQEAYAPQQEWTPKKQGGGKKWENKPWDKNGKGKRQGDRDQPRAPRIPAAVEPPTLSALRTLLHHPQLAEKVEDAGHFADDDNTNTQLLVALIEAVQKNPKLRSIHQLMARWHGTQQGNLLTALAEKEWLIDGDNLEQQFFDTINSLSARQRERVLEQLLRKSRQSELNSEEKKQLVELLKRNVPASNPTSTGA
- the rpoD gene encoding RNA polymerase sigma factor RpoD; amino-acid sequence: MSGKAQQQSRLKELISRGREQGYLTYAEVNDHLPEDISDPEQVEDIIRMINDMGINVFESAPDADALLLAEADTDEAAAEEAAAALAAVETDIGRTTDPVRMYMREMGTVELLTREGEIEIAKRIEEGIREVMGAIAHFPGTVEHILSEYARVTTEGGRLSDVLSGYIDPDDGITPPAAEIPPPVDSKSAKEDDDSEEEDGESSDDEEETESGPDPIVAAQRFGAVADQLEVTRKALKKHGRENKQSIAEMLALAELFMPIKLVPKQFEGLVERVRSALDRLRQQERAIMQLCVRDARMPRADFLRQFPGNEVDESWTDALAKGKSKYAEAIARLQPDIIRCQQKLTALEAETGLKILEIKDINRRMSIGEAKARRAKKEMVEANLRLVISIAKKYTNRGLQFLDLIQEGNIGLMKAVDKFEYRRGYKFSTYATWWIRQAITRSIADQARTIRIPVHMIETINKLNRISRQMLQEMGREPTPEELGERMEMPEDKIRKVLKIAKEPISMETPIGDDEDSHLGDFIEDSTMQSPIDVATVESLKEATREVLSGLTAREAKVLRMRFGIDMNTDHTLEEVGKQFDVTRERIRQIEAKALRKLRHPTRSEHLRSFLDE